Proteins co-encoded in one Deltaproteobacteria bacterium genomic window:
- a CDS encoding amidohydrolase family protein, protein MVERKAIMEIIDAHVHVGRKHLPMDSVQAILDKAGADRAVIFADPESSDISDDNRYVLDAAKKGGHIPFFYVGGNAYSTNRPYPNLPDPGILEEYRGIKWHCWFTPGHDFGGTRLGMDEDHVHGVLTEPRMVALMEKVMEMNIPVNFEEHFDITQIFVDLYPDVKVIIPHMGALNGGTERILASVGGRENVYFDVSLAGISADLVKSFGAEKFLCGSDYPYGSPAWSIDRIRKLNVTEEERAAIFSGNALRLTGMD, encoded by the coding sequence GTGGTAGAAAGGAAGGCGATAATGGAGATCATTGACGCGCATGTTCACGTCGGAAGAAAACACCTTCCCATGGACTCGGTCCAGGCTATTCTTGACAAGGCCGGCGCCGATAGAGCGGTCATTTTCGCCGATCCTGAGAGCAGCGACATCTCGGATGATAACCGGTACGTCCTTGATGCCGCGAAGAAGGGGGGGCACATACCCTTTTTCTATGTGGGCGGCAATGCCTACAGCACCAACCGGCCTTACCCCAATCTGCCTGACCCCGGCATCCTCGAAGAATACCGCGGCATTAAATGGCACTGCTGGTTTACCCCCGGCCACGATTTCGGCGGTACCCGGCTTGGAATGGATGAGGACCATGTCCACGGGGTTCTGACGGAACCGCGGATGGTCGCCCTTATGGAAAAGGTCATGGAGATGAATATCCCGGTCAACTTCGAGGAGCATTTCGATATAACACAGATCTTTGTGGACCTGTATCCCGATGTCAAGGTCATCATCCCCCACATGGGAGCGCTCAACGGTGGCACCGAAAGGATTCTGGCATCGGTGGGGGGCAGAGAAAACGTCTACTTCGACGTGAGCCTGGCAGGCATCTCCGCTGATCTGGTTAAGAGCTTCGGCGCGGAAAAATTCCTTTGCGGTTCCGACTATCCATACGGCAGCCCTGCCTGGAGCATCGACAGGATCAGGAAACTCAATGTGACGGAGGAGGAACGCGCGGCCATCTTTTCCGGAAACGCCCTGCGATTGACCGGGATGGATTAA
- a CDS encoding BamA/TamA family outer membrane protein yields MKIAFLVSLLTIILSLPTAAPAEVSPPILSFAGKTVRQVSYEGLEFPQSEFDALVPITVGKVLRPPDIRDGIKNLYRTGLFDRIVVLGKTLPDGVLVLFRMFPRKWLKEVRFEGNLHIPSNSLLRKMDLGREEEITPARLEENRSKIEKYYSYRGFMDIKTAYRTEVGPKQKTNVIYRIMEGPKYRITDVRLRGDPGMSRFKVLSLTASMPGETMDGVVLDRDVVRIVDHLKDKGYYYPEVSYSIQPDPRVKDGVVVTYKIVRGDRFKLLVTIDRPDQKIKPFLKIVKRSFAEEDGPGPAKERAAKEVMKKVLGDGFPLASVRWIDRTPAPGEREITLDVTAGLKAVFGTLTIDGVESLTLEKVRDSLGFAEGEPFVRSRLDSGVKELKRAYRDQGYLDAEVTLKPLSFSQAQDPMTSPVHILVDEGPQTLVGMVTIKNSPYSPDETRRIVGIHVGTPYVPEKVDAGRGALLDRLGLDGYVYASVTAEDAVPRKNGTMDVILDVAAGPQVHLGSLIVLGTDKVNNRIIRRALGLKRGDLLTTERLIEAQQRVYDLNVFATVDIGFADEQIPAPVKDVIVKVSERARYAIGIKVGFGSEDRFRTQLSVTNRNVSGMARSLTLSLRRSSVEHLESLVYRHPYFLGKSMDFTSSLSDFREENGSFSEDTRSISLKLKREITQKITGIAEYSFKGQDIFNISPGVVLSPQDQGSTKVASVVLEGIYESRDDILNPTGGTLGQVRLNVASRYLGSEAEDYGCEISVHRYFSLGSGVVLAGLARGGIVHSFGNSDQVIIGQRFFLGGMTSIRGYKLDNLGPKDADGNPVGGNYMVNLNTELRYPVYRSIGGVLFVDSGAVWLNEAPFDDSTLRASAGMGIRLSTPAGPLSLDYGYKLNPATAGESRYRVHFSIGHAF; encoded by the coding sequence ATGAAGATAGCCTTCCTCGTATCGCTGTTGACCATTATCCTTTCACTCCCCACGGCGGCTCCGGCGGAGGTGTCCCCGCCCATCCTCTCCTTTGCGGGGAAGACGGTACGGCAGGTGTCATACGAGGGGCTGGAATTTCCTCAATCCGAGTTTGATGCCCTGGTTCCCATAACCGTGGGGAAGGTCCTCCGGCCCCCTGATATCAGGGACGGCATCAAGAATCTCTACCGTACAGGACTTTTCGACAGGATCGTGGTGTTGGGAAAGACCCTCCCGGATGGCGTCTTGGTCCTGTTTCGCATGTTTCCCCGGAAATGGCTCAAGGAGGTACGCTTCGAGGGCAACCTTCACATTCCATCCAACAGTCTTTTAAGAAAAATGGACCTTGGAAGGGAGGAGGAAATTACACCCGCAAGGCTCGAGGAGAACAGGTCGAAGATCGAGAAATACTATTCCTACAGGGGGTTTATGGATATTAAGACCGCCTACAGGACCGAGGTGGGGCCCAAGCAGAAAACCAACGTGATATATCGGATCATGGAGGGGCCGAAGTACCGGATAACCGATGTCAGGCTCAGGGGTGATCCGGGCATGTCGCGTTTCAAGGTGCTTTCACTGACCGCGTCCATGCCCGGCGAAACAATGGACGGGGTTGTCCTGGATCGGGATGTGGTGAGGATCGTGGACCATCTCAAGGACAAGGGCTATTACTATCCGGAGGTAAGCTATTCAATCCAGCCCGATCCCCGAGTGAAAGACGGCGTGGTGGTAACCTACAAAATCGTTCGCGGGGACCGATTCAAACTGCTGGTAACTATTGATCGCCCCGATCAGAAGATCAAGCCGTTTCTAAAAATAGTGAAGAGATCATTTGCCGAGGAAGACGGCCCCGGACCGGCAAAGGAAAGGGCCGCGAAAGAGGTTATGAAAAAGGTTCTCGGTGACGGATTTCCGTTGGCCTCCGTTCGGTGGATCGACAGGACACCGGCGCCGGGAGAGAGGGAAATCACCCTGGATGTCACCGCGGGTTTGAAAGCTGTTTTCGGGACTCTCACCATTGATGGTGTGGAGTCGTTGACATTGGAAAAGGTAAGGGACTCATTGGGATTTGCTGAAGGGGAGCCATTTGTGCGCAGCCGTCTTGACTCCGGGGTGAAGGAACTGAAGAGGGCATATCGGGATCAGGGATACCTTGACGCGGAGGTGACCCTCAAACCGCTTTCTTTCAGCCAGGCTCAGGATCCCATGACCAGTCCGGTCCATATCCTCGTTGACGAAGGGCCGCAGACCCTGGTGGGCATGGTGACGATAAAAAATTCCCCGTATTCACCTGATGAGACCAGGAGGATAGTAGGGATTCATGTGGGAACGCCTTACGTACCGGAAAAGGTCGACGCCGGGCGAGGCGCTCTGCTTGACCGGTTGGGACTGGATGGCTACGTCTATGCCTCTGTAACGGCAGAAGATGCGGTGCCCCGGAAAAACGGAACGATGGATGTGATTCTGGATGTTGCAGCGGGCCCCCAGGTGCATCTGGGGAGTCTTATCGTCCTGGGAACCGATAAGGTAAACAACAGAATCATCAGACGGGCCCTTGGACTGAAAAGGGGAGATCTGTTAACCACGGAGAGGCTCATCGAGGCCCAGCAGCGGGTTTACGACCTGAATGTTTTCGCAACCGTGGACATCGGGTTTGCAGACGAGCAGATCCCGGCCCCTGTCAAGGATGTCATCGTCAAGGTCAGCGAACGGGCAAGGTATGCCATAGGTATTAAAGTGGGTTTCGGAAGTGAGGACCGATTTCGGACCCAGCTGTCCGTTACCAATCGAAATGTATCCGGCATGGCACGCTCATTGACCTTGAGCTTGAGAAGAAGCTCCGTCGAACACCTCGAATCTCTTGTATACCGGCATCCGTATTTCCTTGGCAAGTCAATGGATTTTACATCCTCATTGAGCGATTTCAGGGAAGAAAATGGGAGCTTCAGCGAGGACACGAGATCCATCTCCCTGAAATTGAAGCGGGAAATAACCCAAAAGATAACGGGGATAGCGGAATACAGCTTCAAGGGACAGGATATCTTTAATATCTCACCCGGGGTCGTGCTCTCGCCACAGGATCAGGGGTCCACCAAGGTAGCATCGGTTGTTCTGGAAGGGATTTACGAGAGCCGTGATGATATTCTGAATCCCACCGGAGGAACGCTGGGGCAGGTACGATTGAATGTGGCCTCCAGATACCTGGGTTCCGAGGCGGAGGATTACGGATGTGAGATCTCTGTCCATCGGTACTTTTCCCTGGGGAGCGGCGTTGTACTCGCAGGCCTTGCCAGGGGGGGGATTGTTCACAGCTTTGGCAATAGCGATCAGGTGATCATCGGCCAACGCTTTTTCCTCGGCGGGATGACCTCTATAAGGGGTTATAAACTGGACAACCTGGGTCCGAAAGATGCTGATGGGAACCCCGTTGGGGGGAATTATATGGTCAACCTGAACACGGAACTCCGATATCCTGTCTACAGGTCCATCGGAGGGGTTCTTTTTGTGGATTCGGGGGCCGTGTGGCTCAACGAAGCGCCATTTGACGACTCGACGCTCAGGGCCTCAGCCGGCATGGGTATCCGCCTGTCGACCCCGGCCGGGCCGTTAAGCCTGGACTACGGATATAAACTGAACCCCGCTACGGCCGGAGAGAGCAGGTATAGGGTCCATTTCAGTATCGGACACGCTTTCTAA
- a CDS encoding uracil-DNA glycosylase: protein MNESELRKIYLESIGLDAAISPTDDITSGVSEAPENIMKPEPGRALEELKRTIGDCHRCALGDSRTTLVFGVGNPDAQLLLVGEAPGRDEDLTGEPFVGRAGQLLTKIIQAMGFQRGEVYICNVNKCRPPGNRNPEPEEVTACKPFLLRQVEIISPKIICALGSFAARTLLDTDMRISGLRGRFHDFNGIPLMPTYHPSFLLRNPNAKKDVWSDMRMIMERLGLPIEEG, encoded by the coding sequence ATGAATGAGAGCGAGCTGAGGAAAATCTATCTGGAATCCATCGGTCTGGATGCCGCAATATCCCCAACGGACGATATCACTTCCGGCGTATCCGAAGCTCCGGAGAATATTATGAAACCTGAACCTGGCCGTGCGCTGGAGGAACTCAAACGGACCATTGGGGATTGTCATCGCTGCGCCCTGGGTGACAGCAGGACAACACTCGTATTTGGAGTAGGCAATCCGGATGCCCAGCTTCTTCTGGTCGGCGAGGCACCGGGTAGGGACGAGGATCTTACGGGAGAGCCGTTTGTCGGCAGAGCAGGTCAGCTTCTTACAAAAATTATTCAGGCCATGGGATTTCAAAGGGGCGAGGTGTATATATGCAACGTCAACAAGTGCCGCCCTCCCGGCAACCGAAATCCCGAACCTGAAGAAGTAACGGCATGCAAACCTTTTCTCCTGAGGCAGGTTGAAATTATTTCCCCGAAGATCATCTGCGCGCTCGGCAGCTTCGCCGCCAGGACCTTGCTCGACACCGATATGCGGATTTCCGGGCTCCGGGGCAGGTTTCACGATTTTAACGGGATTCCTCTCATGCCCACATACCATCCCTCTTTTCTCCTGCGGAATCCCAACGCGAAGAAGGATGTCTGGAGCGACATGCGCATGATCATGGAACGCCTCGGTCTTCCCATCGAGGAGGGTTGA
- a CDS encoding AsmA family protein has product MKLRIIALFLVLVMAGATVTVKVLTNPKLKDVIRDLLIQQARKHLGVELHIGKLDYDVFLTGLSMENVTLKDLQGKAGEISVRRLGIKFDPLSVFRGTVGIKELQVDGIDLNVVRDMDGTIAVKPLFPFWKKKKSSPGLENISLVHIQVSSVILLNSHISYHDLPAGVEVGLDNVLVRFDRGSFDSPGHGRLSLHANNGKVGWRGFPKGRTISVQSLQAEMTYTPTELLVSKFNLFTDPLGVSFTGTLPLVPSTPLSGSIALTADLGKLPWLIGAGAGKLRFSGEVGGDLRSPYLSGEMEGGKVRVYGRKFNNISARLSLDAGHATLEGLKALYRGENLEGRMEVGFTRGLPFKADLSTSKYPIAKLFQEISGDRSPLEGSFSAQCGIEGYLFPGKGGGRIQVGLKGTADLSIGRGAPKVFGFDLSGVYAGSSYVLERFKAASGSLAMEASGTLGPSGPDLTVKLTESDLGTWENFSWARGAGGTLQADGEVSGDWQAPLANLDLVFQHPSIRGYAADFLKAHLQIDSKGITCPLASLKVGATVLTLQGRLPWKGGDRGGEWSVGTSNGRLQDILQVFHVPLDLSGEIAVQMDFSFRNGSLTGKGDSVLRKIRLNGEEFERSDFHMVLRDGGLVFDKIELTKAGKLMVGRGSIKDGRFSAQLATVHGVPMESLRFLKELKVPLSGEISFTAGVSGGLDGKDIEGTAAAKWDQISFEGRSWGSGKGTFDLKGKTLKGNAELINGKFAAEVTVDLSGEIPFYGTIRTLEKASHEDLNNFFGLGIPSGYASGELLAKAGAKGVLLHLKKTEVEGTIDEARFNIRGIDFRSTRSVPFTYQPERGIRFEDLQLASGESVLRGALTIAPKGIIGGNMEGEIDLGGFSYLRPTVNSFFGRTEIHLRISGTLSHPSLSGYLNIRDTSCVAHLPFPLKVEHLEGRIEILNDRVHFDAITGQVKKGTIEMDGDLFLEGLTPVRGRLQWKGEGIAVNFPDGLSTLNRATIVLSLDGGKGNIRGSVKMDEGKYIRDIDIDNPISLLGESAGAPGPFAPGKGGGNGGTGRFALDIEMETINPIEVDMKLLRGDAKGTLHLQGTVGKPVLTGRFFMDKGDIIYRGKSFAISRGIVGFFNPEVIEPNFDFSARTDISGLDRDGMLRDYTIELLVNGVPSKFKLDLISSPPLSETDILSLLNWGAVSEKAFESGRNVSATEAALFLSSELKGTLESGVRNITGFDRVVIDPVTVSRTGGTTSRIRLDKRLGERLSLSASAAILSREEPEVSLRYKLLDSFSLIGEERGEGNFNLDLDFQFEIR; this is encoded by the coding sequence TTGAAACTTCGAATTATCGCCCTTTTCCTTGTGCTGGTCATGGCCGGTGCAACGGTCACAGTGAAGGTGCTCACGAATCCTAAACTCAAGGATGTCATTCGCGACCTTCTAATCCAACAGGCAAGGAAACATCTTGGGGTCGAGCTTCACATCGGGAAACTTGATTACGATGTGTTTCTGACCGGTCTTTCCATGGAGAACGTCACCCTGAAGGATCTGCAGGGCAAGGCCGGCGAAATTTCGGTGAGAAGGCTGGGAATAAAATTCGACCCCCTCTCGGTTTTCAGGGGCACGGTCGGCATCAAGGAGCTCCAGGTGGACGGGATTGACCTGAACGTGGTTCGGGACATGGACGGTACCATCGCCGTAAAGCCTCTTTTCCCCTTCTGGAAAAAGAAAAAATCTTCGCCGGGCCTTGAAAACATAAGCCTGGTACACATCCAGGTAAGTAGTGTCATACTGCTGAATTCCCATATATCGTACCATGATCTTCCCGCCGGCGTCGAGGTGGGGCTTGATAACGTTCTCGTCAGGTTTGACCGCGGGTCCTTCGATTCCCCCGGGCATGGAAGGCTCTCCCTTCATGCCAATAATGGAAAAGTGGGATGGAGGGGCTTTCCCAAGGGTCGTACAATCAGCGTTCAATCACTCCAGGCGGAGATGACGTATACCCCCACCGAGCTCCTCGTGTCGAAGTTCAACCTTTTCACCGATCCCCTTGGAGTCAGCTTTACCGGCACGCTTCCCCTGGTCCCATCAACCCCTCTTTCAGGGTCGATAGCCCTTACCGCGGACCTTGGAAAGCTGCCGTGGCTGATCGGAGCCGGGGCGGGCAAATTGCGGTTTTCGGGCGAGGTTGGCGGCGATCTTCGTTCACCATACCTTTCCGGTGAAATGGAGGGCGGAAAGGTCCGAGTCTATGGGAGAAAATTTAATAATATCAGTGCCCGCCTTTCGCTGGACGCCGGCCACGCTACCCTTGAGGGGTTAAAAGCGCTGTACCGCGGTGAAAACCTGGAGGGACGTATGGAGGTGGGATTCACGAGGGGGCTTCCTTTCAAGGCAGATCTTTCCACCAGTAAATATCCTATAGCCAAACTCTTCCAGGAGATATCCGGGGACCGCTCCCCGTTGGAGGGAAGCTTCTCGGCACAGTGCGGCATAGAGGGGTATCTTTTTCCCGGTAAGGGCGGCGGGCGTATTCAGGTTGGTCTCAAGGGAACAGCAGACCTTTCCATCGGCCGGGGTGCCCCAAAGGTTTTCGGGTTTGACCTGTCAGGGGTCTATGCCGGTTCCAGCTATGTACTTGAGCGGTTTAAAGCGGCCTCCGGATCGCTGGCAATGGAGGCGTCCGGCACACTGGGGCCGTCAGGTCCCGACCTGACCGTCAAACTTACCGAGTCCGACCTGGGAACCTGGGAGAATTTTTCATGGGCCAGGGGTGCAGGGGGTACTCTTCAGGCTGATGGCGAGGTGTCCGGGGATTGGCAGGCACCCCTGGCGAATCTGGATCTTGTTTTTCAGCATCCCTCAATCAGAGGGTATGCCGCCGACTTTCTCAAGGCGCATCTGCAAATCGATTCAAAGGGGATTACATGTCCACTTGCCTCCCTCAAGGTGGGAGCCACCGTACTGACTTTACAGGGTCGGCTTCCATGGAAAGGGGGAGACCGCGGGGGTGAATGGTCGGTCGGGACCTCCAACGGCCGGTTGCAGGATATCCTTCAGGTCTTTCATGTCCCGTTGGACCTTTCCGGGGAAATCGCCGTACAGATGGATTTTTCTTTTCGCAACGGTTCATTGACCGGAAAAGGCGACAGTGTCCTCCGGAAAATCAGACTGAACGGCGAGGAGTTCGAACGGTCCGATTTTCACATGGTTCTCAGGGATGGAGGGCTGGTGTTCGACAAGATAGAACTGACGAAGGCGGGTAAACTAATGGTTGGGAGAGGGAGCATAAAGGATGGTCGTTTCAGCGCCCAACTGGCAACGGTCCATGGTGTCCCCATGGAAAGCCTCCGGTTTCTTAAAGAGCTCAAGGTGCCCCTCAGCGGTGAGATAAGTTTTACCGCAGGGGTCTCCGGCGGTCTGGACGGAAAAGATATTGAAGGGACCGCCGCCGCCAAGTGGGATCAGATCAGTTTCGAGGGAAGATCCTGGGGGAGCGGCAAAGGCACCTTCGACCTGAAGGGGAAAACCCTGAAGGGAAATGCCGAGTTGATAAACGGCAAATTTGCCGCCGAGGTTACGGTGGACCTTTCCGGTGAAATTCCCTTTTACGGAACGATCCGGACACTGGAGAAAGCAAGTCATGAGGACCTGAACAACTTCTTCGGACTGGGCATACCTTCCGGGTATGCGTCCGGGGAGCTGCTTGCAAAGGCCGGCGCCAAAGGGGTTCTTCTGCACCTGAAAAAAACTGAAGTCGAGGGCACGATCGACGAAGCCAGGTTCAATATACGGGGTATCGATTTCAGATCAACCAGATCGGTGCCTTTCACCTACCAACCCGAACGCGGCATCAGGTTTGAGGATCTCCAGCTCGCTTCCGGAGAATCGGTGTTAAGAGGAGCCCTGACCATTGCTCCCAAGGGGATCATCGGGGGAAACATGGAAGGAGAGATCGACCTGGGGGGATTTTCATACCTGAGGCCTACAGTCAACTCCTTTTTCGGCCGCACCGAGATACATCTGAGAATATCGGGTACCCTTTCACATCCGAGCCTGAGCGGGTATCTCAACATCCGGGACACATCCTGTGTCGCCCATCTTCCATTTCCACTGAAGGTTGAGCATCTTGAAGGACGTATTGAGATTCTCAACGACAGGGTCCATTTTGACGCGATAACCGGACAGGTGAAAAAGGGAACGATAGAGATGGATGGGGATCTTTTTCTGGAGGGCCTCACTCCGGTCCGGGGTCGTCTCCAGTGGAAAGGCGAGGGGATCGCCGTGAATTTTCCTGATGGGCTATCCACCTTGAACAGGGCTACGATCGTTCTGAGCCTTGATGGAGGAAAAGGGAACATACGGGGCAGCGTGAAGATGGACGAGGGAAAGTACATCAGGGATATCGACATCGATAATCCAATTTCCCTCCTCGGTGAGAGCGCAGGCGCTCCGGGTCCCTTTGCTCCGGGTAAGGGAGGGGGGAACGGTGGAACGGGACGATTTGCCCTCGACATCGAAATGGAAACGATAAACCCCATTGAAGTGGATATGAAACTGCTGCGAGGTGATGCAAAGGGGACCCTCCATCTCCAGGGGACCGTGGGAAAGCCCGTTTTGACAGGGCGTTTCTTTATGGATAAGGGGGATATCATCTACAGGGGAAAGTCGTTTGCCATCTCCCGGGGCATCGTCGGTTTTTTCAACCCGGAGGTAATTGAACCGAACTTCGATTTTTCCGCCAGAACGGACATCAGCGGGTTGGATCGGGACGGTATGCTGCGGGACTATACGATCGAGCTTCTGGTAAACGGCGTACCCTCCAAATTCAAGCTCGATCTCATCTCATCTCCACCTTTAAGTGAGACGGATATCCTCTCCCTGCTGAATTGGGGGGCGGTCAGTGAGAAAGCCTTTGAATCCGGAAGAAACGTCTCGGCCACCGAAGCGGCCCTTTTCCTTTCCAGTGAACTCAAGGGAACCCTTGAATCGGGCGTCCGTAACATCACCGGATTTGACCGTGTTGTGATTGATCCGGTCACTGTAAGCAGGACAGGAGGAACGACCTCCAGGATAAGATTGGACAAGCGTCTCGGGGAAAGATTATCGCTGAGCGCTTCGGCTGCCATCCTGAGCCGGGAGGAGCCCGAGGTTTCCCTTCGCTACAAGCTCCTGGACAGTTTTTCATTGATCGGTGAGGAGAGAGGCGAGGGGAATTTCAACCTGGATCTGGATTTTCAGTTTGAGATCCGGTAA
- the coaBC gene encoding bifunctional phosphopantothenoylcysteine decarboxylase/phosphopantothenate--cysteine ligase CoaBC: protein MQDHSNLKGRNILLAITGGIGAYKSAEIARALIRLGAEVSVIMTQNATRFITPLTMEVLTRNPVGVDLFSPTEGRAIGHIERGRLADLMVVAPATANFLAKAAHGMADDLVTTTLLAVDCPVVVAPAMNSRMWEHPAVQENMGILHSRGVLSVPPGQGELACGAEGPGRLADVEKILDALSRALPGRDGDLSEISVMVTAGPTVEPLDPVRFLTNRSSGKMGYALAEAAHERGAGVVLISGASNLAPPAGPQVVNVGTAEEMLAAARTHIGGCQWLMMAAAVADYRPSAPSGKKIKKDGRKKLTVELEANPDILRELAKEKEDRLFVGFAAESEDLIKNARAKLEAKSLDLIVANDITEADSGFQSDSNRATLIERDGTTEGLPLLPKRELADRILDRALKLWRINSL from the coding sequence ATGCAGGATCACTCGAATCTTAAGGGCAGGAATATCCTCCTCGCGATAACGGGAGGGATCGGTGCCTATAAAAGCGCTGAAATCGCCAGGGCACTGATTCGCCTGGGCGCCGAGGTGTCCGTGATTATGACCCAAAACGCCACCCGCTTTATCACCCCTCTGACCATGGAGGTCCTGACCCGGAATCCGGTGGGGGTTGATCTCTTTTCCCCTACCGAGGGGCGGGCGATCGGGCATATCGAGAGGGGAAGACTGGCGGATCTGATGGTTGTCGCGCCCGCCACAGCAAACTTCCTGGCCAAAGCCGCCCACGGGATGGCCGACGATCTGGTGACCACTACCCTCCTGGCTGTGGACTGTCCGGTTGTGGTGGCGCCTGCCATGAATTCCAGGATGTGGGAGCATCCAGCCGTACAGGAAAACATGGGCATCCTCCATTCAAGGGGTGTCCTGTCCGTTCCGCCGGGCCAGGGCGAGCTGGCGTGCGGCGCCGAAGGTCCCGGACGGCTGGCCGATGTGGAAAAGATTCTCGATGCCCTTTCACGGGCCCTTCCAGGCCGCGATGGAGACCTGTCGGAAATCAGTGTCATGGTTACGGCGGGACCGACCGTAGAACCCCTTGACCCGGTGCGGTTCCTGACCAACCGGTCCAGCGGGAAGATGGGCTACGCCCTCGCTGAGGCAGCGCACGAACGCGGCGCCGGGGTTGTTCTCATATCGGGCGCTTCAAACCTGGCGCCTCCGGCGGGACCCCAGGTCGTCAATGTCGGCACCGCTGAGGAAATGCTCGCGGCAGCCAGGACCCACATTGGCGGGTGCCAATGGCTTATGATGGCAGCGGCGGTGGCCGATTACAGGCCGTCGGCACCGTCCGGGAAAAAAATAAAGAAGGACGGCCGAAAAAAACTCACCGTTGAACTTGAGGCTAATCCCGACATTCTCCGTGAGCTTGCAAAAGAAAAAGAGGACAGGCTTTTTGTAGGGTTCGCCGCGGAGAGTGAGGATCTGATAAAGAACGCGAGGGCTAAACTTGAGGCCAAATCCCTCGATCTGATCGTAGCCAACGACATCACTGAGGCGGACTCCGGATTCCAATCCGACAGCAATAGGGCGACACTGATCGAAAGAGACGGGACCACCGAGGGCCTTCCGCTTCTCCCCAAGAGGGAACTTGCCGACAGGATACTCGATCGTGCGCTGAAGCTCTGGAGAATCAACTCTTTATGA
- the queD gene encoding 6-carboxytetrahydropterin synthase QueD, producing MRYLLVVRDIFAAAHRLAGSGGQCENLHGHNFSVELTVEGDRLDDTGMVIDFTILKDILRGILVDLDHTDLNSFPAFSGQSPSSERIAEYVFKRAEELLSGRDVEVASVTVGESRNASATYLP from the coding sequence TTGAGATATCTTCTTGTGGTAAGGGATATTTTCGCCGCGGCTCATCGTCTTGCAGGCAGCGGCGGGCAGTGTGAGAACCTGCACGGCCATAATTTTTCCGTGGAACTTACGGTTGAGGGCGACAGGCTCGATGATACCGGCATGGTGATTGATTTTACCATCCTGAAAGATATTCTTCGGGGTATCCTCGTGGACCTCGATCATACAGACCTCAATTCGTTTCCGGCGTTCTCGGGGCAAAGCCCCTCATCCGAGAGGATTGCCGAGTATGTCTTTAAAAGGGCCGAGGAACTCCTGTCAGGCAGGGATGTGGAAGTCGCCTCGGTAACCGTTGGCGAATCCCGGAACGCTTCCGCCACATATCTGCCCTAG
- a CDS encoding response regulator, producing MKLTCFLCSKEYIFNSEKIPEAGFRVTCSACGTKMTVQLPPKWRRLIQDSPAVPAPKKPVTGDGRYILLADDTAFFRTMMSDLLISHGHMVKTAADGQEALEIYEAAPDLFGLILLDLQMPRMSGFGVLEHLAKSARPAPPVIVMTGIHDSHEDIQIVREKGAVAFLDKSLDPSVAYERIEMVLNQANNRESED from the coding sequence ATGAAACTCACATGTTTTCTATGCTCAAAAGAGTATATTTTCAATTCCGAAAAGATTCCGGAGGCGGGATTCCGCGTGACCTGTTCGGCCTGTGGAACAAAGATGACCGTCCAGCTGCCTCCGAAATGGAGGCGTCTCATTCAGGATTCGCCGGCGGTGCCGGCGCCCAAAAAGCCGGTGACTGGAGACGGCAGGTACATCCTCCTGGCCGACGACACCGCTTTCTTTCGCACCATGATGTCCGACCTCCTCATCAGCCACGGCCATATGGTCAAGACCGCCGCCGACGGACAGGAGGCCCTTGAGATCTATGAGGCTGCACCTGATCTTTTCGGGCTGATCCTTCTGGACCTCCAGATGCCCCGGATGTCGGGATTCGGCGTCCTTGAACATCTGGCAAAGTCGGCCCGCCCCGCCCCTCCCGTTATCGTCATGACCGGAATCCACGACAGCCACGAGGACATTCAGATCGTGCGGGAAAAGGGAGCCGTCGCCTTTCTTGACAAGAGCCTTGATCCATCGGTCGCATACGAGAGGATCGAGATGGTCCTGAACCAGGCCAACAACCGTGAGTCTGAGGATTGA